The Coffea arabica cultivar ET-39 chromosome 1e, Coffea Arabica ET-39 HiFi, whole genome shotgun sequence genome has a window encoding:
- the LOC140015596 gene encoding F-box protein At5g07610-like: MLSAESTKIFFDLLKTSAQSMSIPDIDQVLEEVLLKLPVDVLLTFKCVSKQWLSIISHPAFGYLHFRGNPGMYFVAGFLFYHLSEPRNPRSAFIYLEGYKKAYPLRSLNFIGANPDIHRIWSCNGLLCLCVFTGGKILSMTIAFDPYVSQYYKAVCVSIVGMQYRFSIYSSETKIWREAGNALDITNEDHYLKRGVFCNNSVHWISKLGPFLHFDTDKECVQMMPATPIHMGK, encoded by the exons ATGTTGTCAGCTGAAAGCACTAAGATTTTCTTTGACTTGCTGAAGACAAGTGCACAGTCCATGTCAATCCCCGACATTGACCAAGTTTTGGAGGAAGTATTACTGAAGCTGCCAGTCGATGTTCTACTCACTTTCAAATGTGTATCCAAGCAATGGCTCTCTATCATCTCCCATCCAGCATTTGGCTATCTACATTTCCGAGGCAACCCTGGCATGTATTTCGTTGCTGGCTTCCTTTTCTATCATTTGTCTGAGCCTCGTAATCCCAGAAGTGCCTTCATTTACCTTGAAGGTTACAAAAAAGCATATCCATTGCGCTCGTTGAATTTTATTGGTGCAAATCCTGACATACACAGAATATGGTCTTGCAATGGCTTGCTGTGTTTATGCGTTTTTACTGGTGGGAA AATATTGTCCATGACTATAGCATTTGATCCTTACGTGTCGCAGTACTATAAAGCTGTTTGTGTTTCAATTGTCGGAATGCAATATCGCTTCTCTATCTACTCATCTGAAACCAAAATCTGGAGAGAAGCTGGTAATGCTTTGGACATAACCAATGAGGATCATTATCTTAAAAGAGGTGTTTTCTGTAATAATTCTGTGCATTGGATTAGCAAGTTGGGGCCTTTTTTGCATTTTGATACGGATAAAGAGTGCGTTCAAATGATGCCGGCAACTCCAATACATATGGGAAAGTGA